The Chloroflexaceae bacterium genome has a segment encoding these proteins:
- a CDS encoding tetratricopeptide repeat protein produces MNLLLLAAVVLLGLCLAGLLVLAYRWRMSVRKHRAAEQAAQAEATSVLDLVTRAERGATVAALPEPESPRGWRAWLAEQPRWLWGLMAALTLVVGVALYLLLSPLFVPPAARYIVAVAPFEDGGDGQTGRNVAVTLAREIEAGSQGAIVVRLVERRPGTTQEALELATALSADILIWGQVEPGAVLDSPSLQPRLIYQPTGPYAPNGWDGYLGRFAMPRSYTVASAPINGRATLTPLILALHAYARGDADRAFTVLGRLLEDYPQLRAPLPRALRGNVLWARRAYSAAAEEYRLALQEPSDEQALLANNLGAVLLDGGDPAALSALAEAVRLLEGHDLGELRVNLALHALRENRPGDAKTELEQARNLLPAHAPLFLALATAYRESGRLDEAAAALEAARRARGPDSQVIVPIYRPMYRQRVDAALSEEGALLDLARRIGARGPLLWELEAGPEVSSADLTAARDGLDRAADLSVRAMTQWRQRAIADGARSGEAGFVGSGQAEQARLHADRQRFYQAVVEMEQARVRPRMRSGLRALVAAATPRPAYLVTLEELQRRRPGDPRITAAIGRAYRLQGDLDAAERAYAQTVQLAPQAPEGYAGQGAVARARGDLPQAIERYSLALERNNAFFPARVELAAIAEAQGDLQGAAGQRRALLEQRPSSQTAVALARTLRQMGPEFYLEAEEILTPYSKSSAVAAVELGQLYEAAGRSDAARDAYADALDLDPRSAPALLALGKLAVAENDYRTAERLFRQAARVDEQNVAARLALADLYYGPLNDPRRAVQEYRRALDRGVADAEKLVAIGDAAMAQEQYNLALEAYTEAVALRPGEAAYQHRLSRASFAAKQLPRAAQAANMVLALTPDLGDPAQALLRAEALVTLGDVQRLSGDFESAVNSYNQALQINPALIPARLGLGLVAVGQGNWGVASSYFQTAANSPGGQDDPLAQFWLAEGLLRQGDYAGAEAAYRRALQLQPVFPEAHLGLAHLYRARGDIRVATEEVQLALQQRGDYAEALLFQGKLYQELGRTAEARAAYDASIRANNRIPETFYRRAMLFMQAGREDRAIRDLQRAIRLQENFPEAHYWLGRAYYAQGRLEPALKSFRRAFELNATYVDAVFFIGLVSEDLGRTADAISAYQTVISIDPNSYFASKARDQISRLT; encoded by the coding sequence ATGAACCTGCTGCTCCTTGCCGCTGTTGTTCTGCTGGGGCTGTGCCTCGCCGGTCTGCTGGTGCTGGCCTATCGCTGGCGCATGTCAGTGCGCAAGCATCGCGCTGCCGAGCAGGCTGCCCAGGCGGAAGCCACCTCCGTTCTCGATCTGGTAACGCGCGCCGAGCGAGGCGCCACGGTTGCCGCCCTGCCCGAGCCAGAGAGTCCCCGGGGCTGGCGCGCATGGCTGGCCGAACAGCCGCGCTGGCTCTGGGGCCTGATGGCTGCGCTTACGCTCGTCGTTGGCGTGGCCCTCTATCTGCTCCTCAGCCCGCTGTTCGTTCCTCCCGCCGCGCGCTATATTGTGGCGGTGGCGCCGTTTGAAGATGGCGGTGATGGGCAAACCGGCCGCAATGTCGCCGTCACGCTGGCCCGCGAGATCGAAGCGGGTTCGCAGGGGGCCATCGTCGTCCGCCTGGTCGAGCGCCGCCCCGGCACGACCCAGGAGGCGCTGGAACTGGCCACCGCCCTCAGCGCTGACATATTGATCTGGGGGCAGGTCGAGCCGGGCGCCGTCCTCGACAGCCCCTCGCTCCAGCCACGCCTGATCTATCAGCCGACCGGGCCGTATGCGCCGAATGGCTGGGATGGGTACCTGGGGCGTTTTGCGATGCCACGGAGCTACACGGTGGCCAGCGCGCCAATCAACGGGCGGGCCACGCTGACGCCGTTGATCCTCGCCCTGCACGCCTATGCCCGCGGCGACGCTGATCGGGCCTTCACCGTCCTCGGACGCCTGTTGGAGGACTACCCGCAGTTGCGCGCGCCGTTGCCGCGGGCCCTGCGCGGCAACGTGCTGTGGGCGCGCCGGGCCTACAGCGCCGCGGCGGAGGAGTACCGTCTCGCCCTGCAAGAACCTTCCGACGAGCAGGCTCTGCTGGCCAACAACCTCGGCGCGGTGCTCCTCGATGGCGGGGACCCGGCGGCGCTCAGCGCCCTCGCCGAAGCAGTCCGCTTGCTGGAAGGGCACGACCTGGGCGAGCTGCGCGTCAATCTGGCGTTGCACGCTTTGCGCGAGAACCGTCCCGGCGATGCGAAGACCGAACTGGAGCAGGCGCGCAACCTGTTGCCCGCCCACGCCCCCCTGTTCCTCGCTCTGGCGACGGCGTACCGCGAAAGCGGACGACTCGATGAGGCCGCCGCCGCGCTCGAGGCGGCCCGTCGCGCCCGTGGTCCCGACAGCCAGGTGATCGTCCCGATCTATCGCCCGATGTACCGGCAGCGCGTTGATGCCGCCCTGAGCGAGGAGGGCGCCCTGCTCGACCTGGCTCGCCGCATAGGCGCTCGCGGCCCGTTGCTCTGGGAGCTGGAGGCGGGGCCGGAGGTGTCTTCCGCCGATCTGACCGCTGCGCGGGACGGGCTTGATCGGGCCGCTGATCTGAGCGTCCGTGCAATGACGCAGTGGCGCCAGCGCGCTATCGCCGACGGCGCCCGCTCGGGCGAGGCCGGGTTCGTCGGGAGCGGTCAGGCCGAACAGGCCAGACTGCATGCCGATCGGCAGCGCTTTTACCAGGCGGTGGTGGAAATGGAACAGGCCCGCGTCCGTCCGCGGATGCGCTCGGGCCTGAGGGCGCTGGTCGCCGCTGCAACCCCGCGCCCGGCGTACCTGGTCACTCTGGAGGAGTTGCAGCGGCGCCGCCCGGGCGACCCGCGGATCACCGCCGCCATCGGGCGTGCCTACCGCCTCCAGGGCGATCTTGACGCCGCCGAGCGGGCCTACGCGCAGACGGTGCAACTTGCGCCCCAGGCCCCGGAGGGTTATGCCGGGCAGGGGGCGGTCGCCCGCGCCCGGGGCGATCTGCCGCAGGCAATTGAGCGCTACTCGCTCGCGCTGGAGCGCAATAACGCCTTTTTCCCCGCGCGGGTGGAACTGGCCGCCATTGCCGAGGCCCAGGGTGATCTCCAGGGGGCCGCAGGGCAACGCCGCGCGCTTCTCGAACAGCGCCCGTCGTCGCAGACTGCCGTGGCCCTGGCGCGCACCCTGCGGCAGATGGGGCCAGAGTTCTACCTTGAAGCCGAGGAGATCCTGACCCCGTACAGCAAGTCCAGCGCCGTCGCCGCTGTAGAACTCGGCCAGTTGTACGAAGCCGCCGGTCGCTCTGATGCCGCCCGTGATGCCTATGCCGACGCCCTGGATCTCGATCCGCGGTCGGCGCCGGCGTTGCTGGCGTTGGGCAAGCTGGCCGTCGCGGAGAATGACTATCGGACCGCCGAACGGCTGTTCCGGCAGGCGGCGCGCGTTGACGAACAAAACGTCGCCGCGCGGCTGGCTCTGGCCGATCTCTACTACGGCCCGCTGAACGACCCGCGGCGGGCGGTGCAGGAGTATCGCCGCGCGCTGGATCGGGGCGTCGCCGACGCGGAGAAGCTGGTCGCGATCGGCGATGCCGCCATGGCCCAGGAGCAGTATAACCTGGCCCTGGAAGCCTACACCGAGGCGGTAGCCCTCCGACCAGGCGAGGCGGCCTACCAGCACCGCCTCAGCCGGGCCAGCTTCGCCGCCAAGCAACTGCCGCGCGCGGCTCAGGCCGCGAATATGGTGCTGGCTCTAACGCCCGATCTCGGCGATCCGGCCCAGGCGTTGCTGCGCGCCGAGGCTCTGGTGACCCTGGGCGACGTGCAACGGCTCAGCGGGGATTTCGAGTCGGCGGTAAACAGCTACAACCAGGCGCTGCAGATCAACCCCGCGCTCATCCCGGCCCGGCTCGGTCTGGGCCTGGTCGCCGTAGGGCAGGGGAACTGGGGCGTCGCAAGCAGTTACTTCCAGACCGCAGCGAATTCCCCCGGCGGTCAGGACGACCCGCTGGCGCAGTTCTGGCTGGCCGAGGGGCTGCTGCGGCAGGGCGACTATGCCGGCGCCGAGGCTGCCTACCGGCGCGCCCTGCAACTGCAACCGGTCTTTCCAGAGGCCCATCTGGGCCTGGCGCACCTGTACCGCGCTCGCGGCGACATCCGCGTGGCCACGGAAGAAGTGCAGCTTGCACTGCAACAGCGCGGCGACTACGCCGAGGCTTTGCTGTTCCAGGGCAAGCTCTACCAGGAGCTCGGACGCACCGCTGAAGCCAGAGCGGCCTACGACGCCTCGATCCGCGCCAACAACCGCATCCCTGAAACCTTCTACCGGCGGGCCATGCTGTTCATGCAGGCAGGCCGCGAGGATCGGGCCATCCGTGACCTGCAACGCGCCATACGGTTGCAGGAGAACTTCCCCGAAGCGCATTACTGGCTGGGACGGGCCTACTATGCCCAGGGGCGTCTCGAACCCGCCCTGAAGAGCTTTCGGCGCGCCTTCGAGCTGAACGCCACCTATGTTGATGCGGTGTTCTTCATCGGCCTGGTTTCCGAGGATCTGGGACGTACTGCTGATGCTATCAGCGCCTACCAGACGGTCATTAGCATTGACCCGAACAGCTACTTCGCCAGCAAGGCGCGTGATCAGATCAGCCGGCTGACCTGA
- the fmt gene encoding methionyl-tRNA formyltransferase: protein MRLIFLGSPAFAVYPLEALVAAGHTIAAVITQPDRPAGRERRLTPPPVKVAAERLGLPVLQPATLRDSNVVAQLTELRPEAGIVAAYGEILRRNVLAIPPLGYLNVHPSLLPRHRGPTPVAGAILAGDAETGVSIMLLDQGMDSGPILAQITVPLPPDARTGPLTEELFRLGARLLVEALESYAAGALTPQPQDHARATITRLLKKEDGQIDWSLPAAHIERMTRAYDPWPGAYSHWRGQPLRILSAAVRPDPPGAPSAPGTLLGRGPAGGPLVATGQGALELLEVQPAGKRAMPGADWFNGLRDPTGRLGDA, encoded by the coding sequence ATGCGACTAATTTTTCTAGGCAGCCCGGCCTTCGCCGTCTATCCTCTGGAGGCCCTGGTCGCCGCTGGCCACACCATCGCCGCGGTCATCACCCAGCCGGACCGGCCGGCCGGCCGCGAGCGGCGGCTGACACCGCCGCCGGTCAAAGTGGCCGCCGAACGGCTGGGATTGCCCGTACTCCAGCCGGCCACGCTCCGCGACTCGAACGTGGTCGCGCAACTGACCGAGTTGCGCCCCGAAGCGGGCATCGTGGCCGCCTACGGCGAGATTCTGCGCCGGAACGTGCTGGCCATCCCGCCCCTTGGCTACCTGAACGTGCACCCCTCGCTGTTGCCCCGGCATCGCGGCCCCACCCCCGTGGCCGGCGCCATTCTGGCCGGCGATGCCGAGACGGGGGTGAGCATTATGCTGCTCGACCAGGGGATGGACAGCGGTCCAATCCTGGCCCAGATCACCGTGCCCCTGCCGCCCGACGCCCGGACCGGACCGCTCACCGAAGAACTGTTCCGCCTCGGAGCGCGGCTCCTGGTCGAGGCCCTGGAGTCCTATGCCGCTGGCGCGCTCACTCCCCAGCCCCAGGATCACGCTCGCGCCACCATCACCCGCCTGCTTAAGAAAGAAGACGGGCAGATTGACTGGTCGTTGCCCGCAGCGCATATCGAACGCATGACCCGTGCTTACGACCCCTGGCCGGGCGCCTACTCCCACTGGCGCGGCCAGCCCCTGCGCATCCTGAGCGCGGCCGTCCGGCCCGATCCGCCAGGCGCACCCTCCGCCCCGGGGACCCTGCTTGGCCGCGGTCCGGCGGGGGGGCCGCTGGTGGCCACAGGCCAGGGCGCCCTGGAACTGCTGGAAGTGCAACCCGCCGGCAAGCGCGCCATGCCGGGCGCCGACTGGTTCAACGGACTCCGCGATCCGACCGGGCGCCTTGGCGACGCATGA
- a CDS encoding alcohol dehydrogenase catalytic domain-containing protein, protein MHALIFDGTLRFVTDYPEPPLAPGEALVRPHLAGICNTDIEITRGYMGFRGVLGHEFVGTVAACEDPAWLGRRVVGEINAACLRCPTCQRGDYPHCPRRTTLGIDRRDGAMADLVALPVHCLHPVPETLSDEQAVWVEPLAAALEILQQCHLRPEDRVAVVGDGKLGAMIVQVARLPGCAVTLVGRHPERWELYRRQGVRCVSAAEVAGEQFDVVVDCTGQPAGLATARALVRPRGRLVLKSTFHAPSELNLSMLVVDEITLIGSRCGPFAPALRLLERGLIETAPLISARYDLRDGVAAFAAALGAMKVLLRIQPEGAGL, encoded by the coding sequence ATGCACGCCTTGATCTTTGACGGAACGCTCCGCTTCGTGACCGACTATCCCGAGCCTCCCCTTGCGCCCGGCGAGGCGCTGGTTCGTCCCCATCTGGCCGGCATCTGCAATACGGATATCGAGATCACCCGCGGCTACATGGGCTTTCGCGGGGTGCTTGGCCATGAGTTTGTCGGCACGGTAGCGGCCTGTGAGGACCCGGCGTGGCTCGGACGGCGCGTGGTGGGAGAGATCAACGCGGCCTGTTTGCGCTGCCCCACCTGCCAGCGCGGTGATTACCCCCATTGTCCCCGGCGCACTACCCTGGGCATAGACCGGCGCGATGGAGCGATGGCCGACCTGGTAGCGTTGCCCGTTCACTGTTTGCACCCCGTGCCCGAGACGCTCAGCGATGAGCAGGCGGTATGGGTTGAACCGCTGGCTGCCGCGCTCGAGATCCTGCAACAATGCCACCTTCGCCCCGAAGACCGGGTCGCGGTGGTTGGCGACGGCAAGCTCGGAGCGATGATCGTGCAGGTTGCCCGGCTGCCGGGTTGCGCGGTGACGCTGGTAGGGCGGCATCCAGAACGCTGGGAGCTTTATCGCCGCCAGGGAGTGCGCTGCGTCAGCGCCGCGGAGGTTGCCGGCGAGCAGTTCGACGTGGTGGTTGATTGCACCGGGCAACCCGCCGGCCTGGCTACCGCGCGCGCCCTGGTGCGGCCACGGGGCCGCCTGGTGCTGAAAAGCACCTTTCATGCACCCTCCGAGTTAAACCTGAGCATGCTGGTTGTGGACGAGATCACCCTGATCGGTTCGCGCTGCGGCCCATTCGCGCCGGCCCTGCGCTTGCTCGAGCGCGGCTTGATCGAAACCGCCCCGCTTATCAGCGCCCGGTACGACCTCCGCGATGGCGTCGCCGCCTTTGCCGCGGCCCTGGGAGCGATGAAGGTGCTGCTACGAATCCAGCCGGAAGGCGCCGGTCTGTGA
- a CDS encoding response regulator has product MARTRQTILIGDDDRQFCQLITLLLVEAGFAVLVAHDGHTLVRLAQERLPDLILIDLVMPHLDGYEALRQLRNDTRTAHLPMIIVSVRGAPRDLVKGFENGADDFVTKPVIGTELIARIRGHLRRAARHPVHSPLTGLPGNTLLLGEMRQRLGQRLPFTLLHADLGNFKAFNDFYGFVRGDMAIRELAGLLGEATRREAGAAFLGHIGGDDFAILCPPDRTRALCRDIITGFEALVPKLYESEELARGYLETRDRDGAWRRFPLMGLAIGGIVYHAGQTRDVEDLSRRAASMKQVAKRYRHSAYAVDPADGSPYWVGP; this is encoded by the coding sequence ATGGCACGAACGCGTCAAACGATTCTCATCGGCGATGATGACCGGCAGTTCTGCCAGTTGATAACCCTGTTGCTGGTCGAGGCGGGCTTTGCCGTCCTTGTCGCCCACGACGGTCATACCCTGGTGCGCCTGGCCCAGGAACGCCTGCCGGATCTGATCCTGATTGACCTGGTGATGCCGCATCTGGACGGGTACGAGGCATTGCGCCAACTGCGCAACGATACTCGCACCGCGCACCTGCCAATGATCATTGTAAGTGTTCGCGGCGCCCCCCGTGACCTGGTAAAGGGCTTTGAGAACGGCGCCGATGATTTTGTTACCAAGCCAGTGATCGGAACCGAACTCATCGCCCGGATACGCGGTCACCTGCGCCGGGCCGCGCGCCACCCGGTGCATAGCCCGCTTACGGGTCTGCCGGGCAATACCCTCCTCCTTGGCGAGATGCGGCAGCGTCTGGGCCAGCGGCTTCCCTTCACCCTGCTTCACGCCGATCTGGGCAACTTCAAGGCCTTTAACGACTTCTACGGCTTCGTCCGGGGTGATATGGCCATCCGCGAACTCGCCGGGTTGCTGGGCGAGGCGACCCGCCGGGAGGCAGGGGCCGCCTTTCTTGGTCACATCGGCGGCGATGACTTCGCCATTCTTTGCCCGCCGGACCGCACGCGGGCGCTATGTCGCGACATTATCACGGGCTTTGAGGCGCTCGTGCCAAAACTCTACGAGAGTGAGGAACTGGCGCGCGGCTATCTGGAGACCCGTGATCGCGACGGCGCCTGGCGGCGCTTCCCGCTGATGGGCCTGGCGATTGGCGGGATCGTCTATCACGCCGGACAGACCCGCGATGTCGAGGACCTCAGCCGCCGGGCCGCCTCCATGAAGCAGGTGGCCAAGCGCTACCGCCACAGCGCCTACGCGGTCGATCCTGCCGATGGCTCGCCCTACTGGGTGGGCCCCTGA